One window from the genome of Oryctolagus cuniculus chromosome 1, mOryCun1.1, whole genome shotgun sequence encodes:
- the LARGE2 gene encoding xylosyl- and glucuronyltransferase LARGE2 isoform X5, which yields MLFYRKNPLHLHLVTDAVARNILEMLFHTWLVPALRVSFYDAEALKPQVSWIPNKHYSGLYGLMKLVLPAVLPPDLARVIVLDTDVTFASDIAELWALFAHFSDKQLIGLVENQSDWYLGNLWKNHRPWPALGRGFNTGVILLWLGRLQQAGWEQMWKLTARRELLTLPATSLADQDIFNAVIKEHPGLVQPLPCVWNVQLSDHTLAERCYSEASDLKVIHWNSPKKLRVKNKHAEFFRNFHLTFLEYDGNLLRRELFGCPSQPPAGAEQLQQALAQLDEEDACFEFRQQRLTVHRVHLTFLPHKPPPPRPHDVTLVAQLSMDRLQMLEVLCRHWPGPMSLALYLTDAEAQQFLRFVEASPVLSARQDVAYHVVYREGPLYPVNQLRNVALAQALTPYVFLSDIDFLPAYSLYDYLRASIEQLELGGRRKAALVVPAFETLHYRFSFPTSKAELLALLDAGSLHTFRYHEWPQGHAPTDYARWREARVPYRVQWAADYEPYVVVPRDCPRYDPRFVGFGWNKVAHVVELDAQEHELLVLPQAFIIHLPHAPSLDLSRFRSSPTYRSCLQALKEEFHQDLSRRYGAAALKYLTALQQPRSPA from the exons ATGCTCTTCTACAG GAAAAACCCGCTGCACCTGCACCTGGTGACCGATGCCGTGGCCAGAAACATCTTGGAGATGCTCTTCCACACGTGGCTGGTGCCTGCCCTCCGGGTCAGCTTCTATGACGCCGAGgcgctgaag CCCCAGGTCTCCTGGATCCCCAACAAGCACTACTCTGGTCTCTATGGGCTGATGAAACTGGTGCTGCCCGCCGTGCTGCCCCCGGACCTGGCCCGCGTCATTGTCCTGGACACCGACGTCACCTTCGCCTCTGACATCGCGGAGCTCTGGGCGCTTTTTGCTCACTTTTCTG ACAAGCAGCTCATCGGGCTCGTGGAGAACCAGAGCGACTGGTACCTGGGGAACCTCTGGAAGAACCACAGGCCCTGGCCTGCCTTGGGCCGGGGATTTAACACAG GTGTGAtcctgctgtggctgggccgGCTGCAGCAGGCCGGCTGGGAGCAGATGTGGAAGCTGACGGCTAGGCGGGAGCTCCTGACCCTGCCCGCCACCTCACTGGCTGACCAG GACATCTTCAACGCCGTCATCAAGGAGCACCCAGGGCTGGTGCAGCCGCTACCCTGCGTCTGGAATGTGCAGCTGTCGGACCACACGCTGGCCGAGCGCTGCTACTCGGAGGCCTCGGACCTCAAG gtgATCCACTGGAACTCGCCGAAGAAGCTGAGGGTGAAGAACAAGCACGCGGAATTCTTCCGCAACTTCCACTTGACCTTCCTGGAGTACGATGGCAACCTCCTGCGGAGAGAGCTCTTCGGATGTCCCAGCCAGCCCCCAGCCGGGGCTGAGCAG CTGCAGCAGGCCCTGGCGCAGCTCGACGAGGAAGATGCCTGCTTTGAGTTCCGCCAGCAGCGGCTCACCGTGCACCGTGTGCACCTGACCTTCCTGCCCCACAAGCCACCGCCTCCCCGGCCTCATGATGTCACCCTGGTAGCCCAGCTCTCCATGGACCG GCTGCAGATGCTGGAAGTGCTGTGCAGGCACTGGCCGGGCCCCATGAGCCTGGCCTTGTACCTGACAGACGCAGAGGCCCAGCAGTTCCTGCGCTTCGTCGAGGCCTCGCCGGTGCTCTCGGCCCGGCAGGACGTGGCCTACCACGTGGTGTACCGCGAGGGTCCCCTCTACCCTGTCAACCAGCTCCGCAACGTAGCCTTGGCCCAGGCCCTGACGCCTTACGTCTTCCTCAGCGACATTGACTTCCTGCCTGCCTACTCTCTCTACGACTACCTCAG GGCCTCCAtcgagcagctggagctgggtggccgGCGGAAGGCGGCCCTGGTGGTGCCCGCGTTCGAGACGCTGCACTACCGCTTCAGCTTCCCCACTTCCAAGGCGGAGCTGCTGGCTTTGCTGGACGCGGGTTCCCTCCACACCTTCAG GTACCACGAGTGGCCGCAGGGTCATGCGCCCACAGACTATGCCCGCTGGCGGGAGGCCCGGGTGCCGTACCGCGTGCAGTGGGCAGCCGACTACGAGCCCTACGTGGTGGTGCCGCGTGACTGTCCCCGGTACGACCCTCGCTTTGTGGGCTTCGGTTGGAACAAGGTGGCCCACGTTGTGGAGCTAGACGCACAG GAACACGAGCTCCTGGTGCTGCCCCAGGCCTTCATCATCCACCTGCCGCACGCTCCGAGCCTCGACCTCTCCCGATTCCGCTCCAGCCCCACCTACCGCTCCTGCCTCCAGGCCCTCAAGGAGGAGTTCCACCAGGACTTGTCTCGCCGTTACGGGGCTGCCGCCCTGAAGTACCTCACCGCCCTGCAGCAGCCGCGGAGCCCGGCCTGA
- the LARGE2 gene encoding xylosyl- and glucuronyltransferase LARGE2 isoform X4, whose product MLRRGRPRALGAAALLLLLLLLLVALLLLGGDPENERLRGAAALEGDPPAGREGHNRSGCVLQPPLPPKCELLHVAIVCAGHNSSREVVTLVKSMLFYRKNPLHLHLVTDAVARNILEMLFHTWLVPALRVSFYDAEALKPQVSWIPNKHYSGLYGLMKLVLPAVLPPDLARVIVLDTDVTFASDIAELWALFAHFSGVILLWLGRLQQAGWEQMWKLTARRELLTLPATSLADQDIFNAVIKEHPGLVQPLPCVWNVQLSDHTLAERCYSEASDLKVIHWNSPKKLRVKNKHAEFFRNFHLTFLEYDGNLLRRELFGCPSQPPAGAEQLQQALAQLDEEDACFEFRQQRLTVHRVHLTFLPHKPPPPRPHDVTLVAQLSMDRLQMLEVLCRHWPGPMSLALYLTDAEAQQFLRFVEASPVLSARQDVAYHVVYREGPLYPVNQLRNVALAQALTPYVFLSDIDFLPAYSLYDYLRASIEQLELGGRRKAALVVPAFETLHYRFSFPTSKAELLALLDAGSLHTFRYHEWPQGHAPTDYARWREARVPYRVQWAADYEPYVVVPRDCPRYDPRFVGFGWNKVAHVVELDAQEHELLVLPQAFIIHLPHAPSLDLSRFRSSPTYRSCLQALKEEFHQDLSRRYGAAALKYLTALQQPRSPA is encoded by the exons ATGCTGCGCCGAGGGCGCCCCCGGGCGCTGGGGGCCGccgcgctgctgctgctgctgctactgctccTCGTCGCACTCTTGCTGCTCGGAGGGGACCCGGAGA ATGAGCGGCTGCGGGGAGCTGCCGCCCTCGAGGGGGACCCGCCGGCGGGCCGCGAGGGCCACAACCGCTCTGGCTGCGTCCTGCAGCCGCCGCTGCCGCCCAAGTGCGAG ctcctgcaCGTGGCCATCGTGTGTGCCGGACATAACTCCAGCCGGGAGGTCGTCACCCTGGTGAAGTCCATGCTCTTCTACAG GAAAAACCCGCTGCACCTGCACCTGGTGACCGATGCCGTGGCCAGAAACATCTTGGAGATGCTCTTCCACACGTGGCTGGTGCCTGCCCTCCGGGTCAGCTTCTATGACGCCGAGgcgctgaag CCCCAGGTCTCCTGGATCCCCAACAAGCACTACTCTGGTCTCTATGGGCTGATGAAACTGGTGCTGCCCGCCGTGCTGCCCCCGGACCTGGCCCGCGTCATTGTCCTGGACACCGACGTCACCTTCGCCTCTGACATCGCGGAGCTCTGGGCGCTTTTTGCTCACTTTTCTG GTGTGAtcctgctgtggctgggccgGCTGCAGCAGGCCGGCTGGGAGCAGATGTGGAAGCTGACGGCTAGGCGGGAGCTCCTGACCCTGCCCGCCACCTCACTGGCTGACCAG GACATCTTCAACGCCGTCATCAAGGAGCACCCAGGGCTGGTGCAGCCGCTACCCTGCGTCTGGAATGTGCAGCTGTCGGACCACACGCTGGCCGAGCGCTGCTACTCGGAGGCCTCGGACCTCAAG gtgATCCACTGGAACTCGCCGAAGAAGCTGAGGGTGAAGAACAAGCACGCGGAATTCTTCCGCAACTTCCACTTGACCTTCCTGGAGTACGATGGCAACCTCCTGCGGAGAGAGCTCTTCGGATGTCCCAGCCAGCCCCCAGCCGGGGCTGAGCAG CTGCAGCAGGCCCTGGCGCAGCTCGACGAGGAAGATGCCTGCTTTGAGTTCCGCCAGCAGCGGCTCACCGTGCACCGTGTGCACCTGACCTTCCTGCCCCACAAGCCACCGCCTCCCCGGCCTCATGATGTCACCCTGGTAGCCCAGCTCTCCATGGACCG GCTGCAGATGCTGGAAGTGCTGTGCAGGCACTGGCCGGGCCCCATGAGCCTGGCCTTGTACCTGACAGACGCAGAGGCCCAGCAGTTCCTGCGCTTCGTCGAGGCCTCGCCGGTGCTCTCGGCCCGGCAGGACGTGGCCTACCACGTGGTGTACCGCGAGGGTCCCCTCTACCCTGTCAACCAGCTCCGCAACGTAGCCTTGGCCCAGGCCCTGACGCCTTACGTCTTCCTCAGCGACATTGACTTCCTGCCTGCCTACTCTCTCTACGACTACCTCAG GGCCTCCAtcgagcagctggagctgggtggccgGCGGAAGGCGGCCCTGGTGGTGCCCGCGTTCGAGACGCTGCACTACCGCTTCAGCTTCCCCACTTCCAAGGCGGAGCTGCTGGCTTTGCTGGACGCGGGTTCCCTCCACACCTTCAG GTACCACGAGTGGCCGCAGGGTCATGCGCCCACAGACTATGCCCGCTGGCGGGAGGCCCGGGTGCCGTACCGCGTGCAGTGGGCAGCCGACTACGAGCCCTACGTGGTGGTGCCGCGTGACTGTCCCCGGTACGACCCTCGCTTTGTGGGCTTCGGTTGGAACAAGGTGGCCCACGTTGTGGAGCTAGACGCACAG GAACACGAGCTCCTGGTGCTGCCCCAGGCCTTCATCATCCACCTGCCGCACGCTCCGAGCCTCGACCTCTCCCGATTCCGCTCCAGCCCCACCTACCGCTCCTGCCTCCAGGCCCTCAAGGAGGAGTTCCACCAGGACTTGTCTCGCCGTTACGGGGCTGCCGCCCTGAAGTACCTCACCGCCCTGCAGCAGCCGCGGAGCCCGGCCTGA
- the LARGE2 gene encoding xylosyl- and glucuronyltransferase LARGE2 isoform X2: protein MLRRGRPRALGAAALLLLLLLLLVALLLLGGDPENERLRGAAALEGDPPAGREGHNRSGCVLQPPLPPKCELLHVAIVCAGHNSSREVVTLVKSMLFYRKNPLHLHLVTDAVARNILEMLFHTWLVPALRVSFYDAEALKPQVSWIPNKHYSGLYGLMKLVLPAVLPPDLARVIVLDTDVTFASDIAELWALFAHFSDKQLIGLVENQSDWYLGNLWKNHRPWPALGRGFNTGVILLWLGRLQQAGWEQMWKLTARRELLTLPATSLADQDIFNAVIKEHPGLVQPLPCVWNVQLSDHTLAERCYSEASDLKVIHWNSPKKLRVKNKHAEFFRNFHLTFLEYDGNLLRRELFGCPSQPPAGAEQLQQALAQLDEEDACFEFRQQRLTVHRVHLTFLPHKPPPPRPHDVTLVAQLSMDRLQMLEVLCRHWPGPMSLALYLTDAEAQQFLRFVEASPVLSARQDVAYHVVYREGPLYPVNQLRNVALAQALTPYVFLSDIDFLPAYSLYDYLRASIEQLELGGRRKAALVVPAFETLHYRFSFPTSKAELLALLDAGSLHTFRYHEWPQGHAPTDYARWREARVPYRVQWAADYEPYVVVPRDCPRYDPRFVGFGWNKVAHVVELDAQEHELLVLPQAFIIHLPHAPSLDLSRFRSSPTYRSCLQALKEEFHQDLSRRYGAAALKYLTALQQPRSPA, encoded by the exons ATGCTGCGCCGAGGGCGCCCCCGGGCGCTGGGGGCCGccgcgctgctgctgctgctgctactgctccTCGTCGCACTCTTGCTGCTCGGAGGGGACCCGGAGA ATGAGCGGCTGCGGGGAGCTGCCGCCCTCGAGGGGGACCCGCCGGCGGGCCGCGAGGGCCACAACCGCTCTGGCTGCGTCCTGCAGCCGCCGCTGCCGCCCAAGTGCGAG ctcctgcaCGTGGCCATCGTGTGTGCCGGACATAACTCCAGCCGGGAGGTCGTCACCCTGGTGAAGTCCATGCTCTTCTACAG GAAAAACCCGCTGCACCTGCACCTGGTGACCGATGCCGTGGCCAGAAACATCTTGGAGATGCTCTTCCACACGTGGCTGGTGCCTGCCCTCCGGGTCAGCTTCTATGACGCCGAGgcgctgaag CCCCAGGTCTCCTGGATCCCCAACAAGCACTACTCTGGTCTCTATGGGCTGATGAAACTGGTGCTGCCCGCCGTGCTGCCCCCGGACCTGGCCCGCGTCATTGTCCTGGACACCGACGTCACCTTCGCCTCTGACATCGCGGAGCTCTGGGCGCTTTTTGCTCACTTTTCTG ACAAGCAGCTCATCGGGCTCGTGGAGAACCAGAGCGACTGGTACCTGGGGAACCTCTGGAAGAACCACAGGCCCTGGCCTGCCTTGGGCCGGGGATTTAACACAG GTGTGAtcctgctgtggctgggccgGCTGCAGCAGGCCGGCTGGGAGCAGATGTGGAAGCTGACGGCTAGGCGGGAGCTCCTGACCCTGCCCGCCACCTCACTGGCTGACCAG GACATCTTCAACGCCGTCATCAAGGAGCACCCAGGGCTGGTGCAGCCGCTACCCTGCGTCTGGAATGTGCAGCTGTCGGACCACACGCTGGCCGAGCGCTGCTACTCGGAGGCCTCGGACCTCAAG gtgATCCACTGGAACTCGCCGAAGAAGCTGAGGGTGAAGAACAAGCACGCGGAATTCTTCCGCAACTTCCACTTGACCTTCCTGGAGTACGATGGCAACCTCCTGCGGAGAGAGCTCTTCGGATGTCCCAGCCAGCCCCCAGCCGGGGCTGAGCAG CTGCAGCAGGCCCTGGCGCAGCTCGACGAGGAAGATGCCTGCTTTGAGTTCCGCCAGCAGCGGCTCACCGTGCACCGTGTGCACCTGACCTTCCTGCCCCACAAGCCACCGCCTCCCCGGCCTCATGATGTCACCCTGGTAGCCCAGCTCTCCATGGACCG GCTGCAGATGCTGGAAGTGCTGTGCAGGCACTGGCCGGGCCCCATGAGCCTGGCCTTGTACCTGACAGACGCAGAGGCCCAGCAGTTCCTGCGCTTCGTCGAGGCCTCGCCGGTGCTCTCGGCCCGGCAGGACGTGGCCTACCACGTGGTGTACCGCGAGGGTCCCCTCTACCCTGTCAACCAGCTCCGCAACGTAGCCTTGGCCCAGGCCCTGACGCCTTACGTCTTCCTCAGCGACATTGACTTCCTGCCTGCCTACTCTCTCTACGACTACCTCAG GGCCTCCAtcgagcagctggagctgggtggccgGCGGAAGGCGGCCCTGGTGGTGCCCGCGTTCGAGACGCTGCACTACCGCTTCAGCTTCCCCACTTCCAAGGCGGAGCTGCTGGCTTTGCTGGACGCGGGTTCCCTCCACACCTTCAG GTACCACGAGTGGCCGCAGGGTCATGCGCCCACAGACTATGCCCGCTGGCGGGAGGCCCGGGTGCCGTACCGCGTGCAGTGGGCAGCCGACTACGAGCCCTACGTGGTGGTGCCGCGTGACTGTCCCCGGTACGACCCTCGCTTTGTGGGCTTCGGTTGGAACAAGGTGGCCCACGTTGTGGAGCTAGACGCACAG GAACACGAGCTCCTGGTGCTGCCCCAGGCCTTCATCATCCACCTGCCGCACGCTCCGAGCCTCGACCTCTCCCGATTCCGCTCCAGCCCCACCTACCGCTCCTGCCTCCAGGCCCTCAAGGAGGAGTTCCACCAGGACTTGTCTCGCCGTTACGGGGCTGCCGCCCTGAAGTACCTCACCGCCCTGCAGCAGCCGCGGAGCCCGGCCTGA
- the LARGE2 gene encoding xylosyl- and glucuronyltransferase LARGE2 isoform X1, translated as MLRRGRPRALGAAALLLLLLLLLVALLLLGGDPESEHRARAGRAGDAGCRPWPLTPRVPTDERLRGAAALEGDPPAGREGHNRSGCVLQPPLPPKCELLHVAIVCAGHNSSREVVTLVKSMLFYRKNPLHLHLVTDAVARNILEMLFHTWLVPALRVSFYDAEALKPQVSWIPNKHYSGLYGLMKLVLPAVLPPDLARVIVLDTDVTFASDIAELWALFAHFSDKQLIGLVENQSDWYLGNLWKNHRPWPALGRGFNTGVILLWLGRLQQAGWEQMWKLTARRELLTLPATSLADQDIFNAVIKEHPGLVQPLPCVWNVQLSDHTLAERCYSEASDLKVIHWNSPKKLRVKNKHAEFFRNFHLTFLEYDGNLLRRELFGCPSQPPAGAEQLQQALAQLDEEDACFEFRQQRLTVHRVHLTFLPHKPPPPRPHDVTLVAQLSMDRLQMLEVLCRHWPGPMSLALYLTDAEAQQFLRFVEASPVLSARQDVAYHVVYREGPLYPVNQLRNVALAQALTPYVFLSDIDFLPAYSLYDYLRASIEQLELGGRRKAALVVPAFETLHYRFSFPTSKAELLALLDAGSLHTFRYHEWPQGHAPTDYARWREARVPYRVQWAADYEPYVVVPRDCPRYDPRFVGFGWNKVAHVVELDAQEHELLVLPQAFIIHLPHAPSLDLSRFRSSPTYRSCLQALKEEFHQDLSRRYGAAALKYLTALQQPRSPA; from the exons ATGCTGCGCCGAGGGCGCCCCCGGGCGCTGGGGGCCGccgcgctgctgctgctgctgctactgctccTCGTCGCACTCTTGCTGCTCGGAGGGGACCCGGAGAGTGAGCACCGCGCGAGGGCCGGGCGGGCCGGGGACGCGGGATGCCGCCCCTGGCCGCTCACGCCACGTGTCCCTACAGATGAGCGGCTGCGGGGAGCTGCCGCCCTCGAGGGGGACCCGCCGGCGGGCCGCGAGGGCCACAACCGCTCTGGCTGCGTCCTGCAGCCGCCGCTGCCGCCCAAGTGCGAG ctcctgcaCGTGGCCATCGTGTGTGCCGGACATAACTCCAGCCGGGAGGTCGTCACCCTGGTGAAGTCCATGCTCTTCTACAG GAAAAACCCGCTGCACCTGCACCTGGTGACCGATGCCGTGGCCAGAAACATCTTGGAGATGCTCTTCCACACGTGGCTGGTGCCTGCCCTCCGGGTCAGCTTCTATGACGCCGAGgcgctgaag CCCCAGGTCTCCTGGATCCCCAACAAGCACTACTCTGGTCTCTATGGGCTGATGAAACTGGTGCTGCCCGCCGTGCTGCCCCCGGACCTGGCCCGCGTCATTGTCCTGGACACCGACGTCACCTTCGCCTCTGACATCGCGGAGCTCTGGGCGCTTTTTGCTCACTTTTCTG ACAAGCAGCTCATCGGGCTCGTGGAGAACCAGAGCGACTGGTACCTGGGGAACCTCTGGAAGAACCACAGGCCCTGGCCTGCCTTGGGCCGGGGATTTAACACAG GTGTGAtcctgctgtggctgggccgGCTGCAGCAGGCCGGCTGGGAGCAGATGTGGAAGCTGACGGCTAGGCGGGAGCTCCTGACCCTGCCCGCCACCTCACTGGCTGACCAG GACATCTTCAACGCCGTCATCAAGGAGCACCCAGGGCTGGTGCAGCCGCTACCCTGCGTCTGGAATGTGCAGCTGTCGGACCACACGCTGGCCGAGCGCTGCTACTCGGAGGCCTCGGACCTCAAG gtgATCCACTGGAACTCGCCGAAGAAGCTGAGGGTGAAGAACAAGCACGCGGAATTCTTCCGCAACTTCCACTTGACCTTCCTGGAGTACGATGGCAACCTCCTGCGGAGAGAGCTCTTCGGATGTCCCAGCCAGCCCCCAGCCGGGGCTGAGCAG CTGCAGCAGGCCCTGGCGCAGCTCGACGAGGAAGATGCCTGCTTTGAGTTCCGCCAGCAGCGGCTCACCGTGCACCGTGTGCACCTGACCTTCCTGCCCCACAAGCCACCGCCTCCCCGGCCTCATGATGTCACCCTGGTAGCCCAGCTCTCCATGGACCG GCTGCAGATGCTGGAAGTGCTGTGCAGGCACTGGCCGGGCCCCATGAGCCTGGCCTTGTACCTGACAGACGCAGAGGCCCAGCAGTTCCTGCGCTTCGTCGAGGCCTCGCCGGTGCTCTCGGCCCGGCAGGACGTGGCCTACCACGTGGTGTACCGCGAGGGTCCCCTCTACCCTGTCAACCAGCTCCGCAACGTAGCCTTGGCCCAGGCCCTGACGCCTTACGTCTTCCTCAGCGACATTGACTTCCTGCCTGCCTACTCTCTCTACGACTACCTCAG GGCCTCCAtcgagcagctggagctgggtggccgGCGGAAGGCGGCCCTGGTGGTGCCCGCGTTCGAGACGCTGCACTACCGCTTCAGCTTCCCCACTTCCAAGGCGGAGCTGCTGGCTTTGCTGGACGCGGGTTCCCTCCACACCTTCAG GTACCACGAGTGGCCGCAGGGTCATGCGCCCACAGACTATGCCCGCTGGCGGGAGGCCCGGGTGCCGTACCGCGTGCAGTGGGCAGCCGACTACGAGCCCTACGTGGTGGTGCCGCGTGACTGTCCCCGGTACGACCCTCGCTTTGTGGGCTTCGGTTGGAACAAGGTGGCCCACGTTGTGGAGCTAGACGCACAG GAACACGAGCTCCTGGTGCTGCCCCAGGCCTTCATCATCCACCTGCCGCACGCTCCGAGCCTCGACCTCTCCCGATTCCGCTCCAGCCCCACCTACCGCTCCTGCCTCCAGGCCCTCAAGGAGGAGTTCCACCAGGACTTGTCTCGCCGTTACGGGGCTGCCGCCCTGAAGTACCTCACCGCCCTGCAGCAGCCGCGGAGCCCGGCCTGA
- the LARGE2 gene encoding xylosyl- and glucuronyltransferase LARGE2 isoform X3 translates to MLRRGRPRALGAAALLLLLLLLLVALLLLGGDPENERLRGAAALEGDPPAGREGHNRSGCVLQPPLPPKCELLHVAIVCAGHNSSREVVTLVKSMLFYRKNPLHLHLVTDAVARNILEMLFHTWLVPALRPQVSWIPNKHYSGLYGLMKLVLPAVLPPDLARVIVLDTDVTFASDIAELWALFAHFSDKQLIGLVENQSDWYLGNLWKNHRPWPALGRGFNTGVILLWLGRLQQAGWEQMWKLTARRELLTLPATSLADQDIFNAVIKEHPGLVQPLPCVWNVQLSDHTLAERCYSEASDLKVIHWNSPKKLRVKNKHAEFFRNFHLTFLEYDGNLLRRELFGCPSQPPAGAEQLQQALAQLDEEDACFEFRQQRLTVHRVHLTFLPHKPPPPRPHDVTLVAQLSMDRLQMLEVLCRHWPGPMSLALYLTDAEAQQFLRFVEASPVLSARQDVAYHVVYREGPLYPVNQLRNVALAQALTPYVFLSDIDFLPAYSLYDYLRASIEQLELGGRRKAALVVPAFETLHYRFSFPTSKAELLALLDAGSLHTFRYHEWPQGHAPTDYARWREARVPYRVQWAADYEPYVVVPRDCPRYDPRFVGFGWNKVAHVVELDAQEHELLVLPQAFIIHLPHAPSLDLSRFRSSPTYRSCLQALKEEFHQDLSRRYGAAALKYLTALQQPRSPA, encoded by the exons ATGCTGCGCCGAGGGCGCCCCCGGGCGCTGGGGGCCGccgcgctgctgctgctgctgctactgctccTCGTCGCACTCTTGCTGCTCGGAGGGGACCCGGAGA ATGAGCGGCTGCGGGGAGCTGCCGCCCTCGAGGGGGACCCGCCGGCGGGCCGCGAGGGCCACAACCGCTCTGGCTGCGTCCTGCAGCCGCCGCTGCCGCCCAAGTGCGAG ctcctgcaCGTGGCCATCGTGTGTGCCGGACATAACTCCAGCCGGGAGGTCGTCACCCTGGTGAAGTCCATGCTCTTCTACAG GAAAAACCCGCTGCACCTGCACCTGGTGACCGATGCCGTGGCCAGAAACATCTTGGAGATGCTCTTCCACACGTGGCTGGTGCCTGCCCTCCGG CCCCAGGTCTCCTGGATCCCCAACAAGCACTACTCTGGTCTCTATGGGCTGATGAAACTGGTGCTGCCCGCCGTGCTGCCCCCGGACCTGGCCCGCGTCATTGTCCTGGACACCGACGTCACCTTCGCCTCTGACATCGCGGAGCTCTGGGCGCTTTTTGCTCACTTTTCTG ACAAGCAGCTCATCGGGCTCGTGGAGAACCAGAGCGACTGGTACCTGGGGAACCTCTGGAAGAACCACAGGCCCTGGCCTGCCTTGGGCCGGGGATTTAACACAG GTGTGAtcctgctgtggctgggccgGCTGCAGCAGGCCGGCTGGGAGCAGATGTGGAAGCTGACGGCTAGGCGGGAGCTCCTGACCCTGCCCGCCACCTCACTGGCTGACCAG GACATCTTCAACGCCGTCATCAAGGAGCACCCAGGGCTGGTGCAGCCGCTACCCTGCGTCTGGAATGTGCAGCTGTCGGACCACACGCTGGCCGAGCGCTGCTACTCGGAGGCCTCGGACCTCAAG gtgATCCACTGGAACTCGCCGAAGAAGCTGAGGGTGAAGAACAAGCACGCGGAATTCTTCCGCAACTTCCACTTGACCTTCCTGGAGTACGATGGCAACCTCCTGCGGAGAGAGCTCTTCGGATGTCCCAGCCAGCCCCCAGCCGGGGCTGAGCAG CTGCAGCAGGCCCTGGCGCAGCTCGACGAGGAAGATGCCTGCTTTGAGTTCCGCCAGCAGCGGCTCACCGTGCACCGTGTGCACCTGACCTTCCTGCCCCACAAGCCACCGCCTCCCCGGCCTCATGATGTCACCCTGGTAGCCCAGCTCTCCATGGACCG GCTGCAGATGCTGGAAGTGCTGTGCAGGCACTGGCCGGGCCCCATGAGCCTGGCCTTGTACCTGACAGACGCAGAGGCCCAGCAGTTCCTGCGCTTCGTCGAGGCCTCGCCGGTGCTCTCGGCCCGGCAGGACGTGGCCTACCACGTGGTGTACCGCGAGGGTCCCCTCTACCCTGTCAACCAGCTCCGCAACGTAGCCTTGGCCCAGGCCCTGACGCCTTACGTCTTCCTCAGCGACATTGACTTCCTGCCTGCCTACTCTCTCTACGACTACCTCAG GGCCTCCAtcgagcagctggagctgggtggccgGCGGAAGGCGGCCCTGGTGGTGCCCGCGTTCGAGACGCTGCACTACCGCTTCAGCTTCCCCACTTCCAAGGCGGAGCTGCTGGCTTTGCTGGACGCGGGTTCCCTCCACACCTTCAG GTACCACGAGTGGCCGCAGGGTCATGCGCCCACAGACTATGCCCGCTGGCGGGAGGCCCGGGTGCCGTACCGCGTGCAGTGGGCAGCCGACTACGAGCCCTACGTGGTGGTGCCGCGTGACTGTCCCCGGTACGACCCTCGCTTTGTGGGCTTCGGTTGGAACAAGGTGGCCCACGTTGTGGAGCTAGACGCACAG GAACACGAGCTCCTGGTGCTGCCCCAGGCCTTCATCATCCACCTGCCGCACGCTCCGAGCCTCGACCTCTCCCGATTCCGCTCCAGCCCCACCTACCGCTCCTGCCTCCAGGCCCTCAAGGAGGAGTTCCACCAGGACTTGTCTCGCCGTTACGGGGCTGCCGCCCTGAAGTACCTCACCGCCCTGCAGCAGCCGCGGAGCCCGGCCTGA